One window of Pyxicephalus adspersus chromosome 4, UCB_Pads_2.0, whole genome shotgun sequence genomic DNA carries:
- the LOC140330050 gene encoding somatostatin-1, which yields MQSCRVQCALTLLSIALAINSISAAPTDPRLRQFLQKSMAAAGKQELAKYLLAELLSEPSQIDNEALESDDLPQGAEQDEVRLELERSANSSPALAPRERKAGCKNFFWKTFTSC from the exons ATGCAGTCCTGTCGTGTACAATGTGCCCTGACTCTACTCTCTATAGCTTTGGCTATAAACTCAATCTCAGCTGCACCTACAGACCCGAGACTACGCCAATTTCTGCAGAAATCTATGGCAGCGGCAGGGAAACAG GAGTTAGCCAAATACCTTCTTGCAGAATTACTATCAGAGCCATCCCAGATAGACAATGAAGCCTTGGAATCTGATGACCTGCCCCAAGGCGCTGAACAAGATGAAGTCAGGTTGGAGCTTGAGCGTTCTGCAAACTCCAGTCCAGCTCTGGCCCCCAGAGAACGCAAAGCTGGCTGTAAAAATTTCTTCTGGAAAACATTCACATCTTGTTAG
- the LOC140330051 gene encoding somatostatin-1-like, producing the protein MQSCRCVLTLLSIALAMSSAAPTDPRLRQFLQKSLAAAGKQELAKYFLAELLSEPSQIDNEALESDDLPRGAEQDEVRLELERSANSSPALAPRERKAGCKNFFWKTFTSC; encoded by the exons ATGCAGTCCTGTCGGTGTGTCCTGACCCTACTCTCTATAGCTCTGGCCATGAGCTCAGCTGCACCTACAGACCCGAGACTACGCCAATTCCTGCAGAAATCTCTGGCAGCAGCAGGCAAACAG GAGTTGGCGAAGTACTTCCTTGCAGAATTACTATCAGAGCCATCCCAGATAGACAATGAAGCTTTGGAATCTGATGACCTGCCCCGAGGTGCTGAACAAGATGAAGTCAGGTTGGAACTTGAACGATCTGCAAACTCCAGTCCAGCTCTGGCCCCCAGAGAACGCAAAGCTGGCTGCAAGAACTTCTTCTGGAAAACATTCACATCTTGTTAG